A single genomic interval of Bacillus alveayuensis harbors:
- a CDS encoding transposase (product_source=COG3547; cath_funfam=1.10.150.190; cog=COG3547; pfam=PF01548; superfamily=53098,55159), with protein MNSISNKKINQVTDQTLVVGMDIAKKKHYACFVDERGRVLKKSFPVPQSREGLEWLYQSIVKAMEEFEKTEVIVGIEPTGHYWLNLAYFLDEKGLPLVMTNPMHVKRSKELDDNLPTKHDAKDALVIARLVKDGRFSYPRILKGMEAELRVGATFRSKLVEEQGAVRNQMIRWLDRYFPEFTQVFPSFGKMALAALEQTPFPSDLAGKEIEEVLILYRQSEGLQSPQKPKAKKLMELAQHSIGVTEGQQMARIEIATLVRRYRQLEEEIEALNEQLTELVQTSVEYEWLKTVPGLGDATIVELLSEIGSFSHYQDPRQ; from the coding sequence AATTCTATCTCAAACAAGAAGATTAATCAAGTCACCGATCAAACGCTCGTCGTTGGCATGGATATCGCGAAAAAGAAGCATTATGCCTGCTTTGTGGATGAGCGAGGGAGGGTGCTAAAAAAATCGTTTCCCGTTCCGCAATCCAGAGAAGGGTTGGAATGGTTGTACCAGTCCATCGTGAAAGCGATGGAGGAATTTGAAAAAACGGAAGTGATCGTTGGCATCGAGCCAACGGGACATTATTGGCTCAATCTCGCTTACTTTCTTGACGAGAAGGGCCTTCCTCTCGTGATGACAAACCCGATGCACGTGAAACGCTCCAAAGAGCTGGACGATAACCTTCCAACCAAACATGATGCGAAAGATGCGCTCGTCATTGCCCGGTTAGTGAAAGACGGCCGATTCAGCTATCCGCGTATTCTGAAAGGGATGGAGGCGGAGCTACGCGTGGGAGCGACGTTTCGATCCAAACTCGTGGAAGAGCAGGGGGCGGTTCGAAATCAGATGATTCGCTGGCTCGATCGGTATTTTCCGGAATTTACGCAAGTCTTTCCGTCGTTTGGGAAAATGGCGCTCGCTGCGCTGGAACAGACGCCGTTTCCGTCGGATTTAGCAGGGAAAGAGATCGAAGAGGTTCTCATCCTTTACCGGCAAAGCGAGGGATTACAATCGCCACAAAAGCCGAAAGCGAAGAAGCTGATGGAACTGGCCCAACACTCCATTGGCGTAACGGAAGGACAACAGATGGCCCGTATCGAAATCGCCACACTTGTCCGCCGGTACCGCCAATTAGAGGAAGAAATCGAGGCACTGAATGAGCAACTGACGGAACTTGTGCAAACATCCGTGGAATACGAATGGCTCAAAACAGTTCCGGGCTTAGGGGATGCGACGATCGTGGAACTGTTATCGGAAATCGGGAGTTTTTCCCACTATCAGGATCCGCGCCAATGA